The window AAGGTAAATTAAGGTTGAGTTGGATCCGACCTCCACTTTGAGTAAGTTGAAttaacttgattttttttatccTAAATTAACTGCAAATTTAGTTATTTTCTTAGCATTTTACCCTTAATGTTTAGGATCtttcttgggaagcttgaccTAGCTGTAATGATTTTAATTCTTTCGATTAAactaatctccaagtaagagattttACGACTAGACTTTCGACTGAAATTAAAAGATCACATGTGTGTATGGTTATGCATGGACGATAGCTTATTTGCATAACTCGATGTTATTTATTATGACTGACATTGTATTGATGtttgatgttgatgactgatgtcatgttatgactggtagtatgttgatgaagACGACTGCATTATGCTTATGATTAAGATATTTGGATAAGTATGTTATGATTGTTATGTCATgcatgccatgtttatgataataTTATGACacgttacatgctatggatagggtatATTGTTAGCTtcacctattagagtcgtacccacatgggtgtccctcgagatcaccaccttttatgattgtgtagctcgacgggatcaccagtccactatgacattgacatagacatgattatgagtgatttgacggggtcactcacagtccgattgtcttagtgttccCTTTGGGTACATTAAAGACAATTTTGTTCTAgatgttcctttgggttcaccgaggACCAGATATATTCCTACGGGACCACAAATTGCATGTGTATGGGAACGTGCTAGTTCAGAGGTACTacctttacaggactctaataggaagttaacatacacctagcaggactagtagtgggtcccttattgagtTTATTTTATGCTCActttttcttgtttaattttacaggTAAGAGTAGAGGGAAGCTGGTGAATGACAaaaagtgaccgtggcgagccatagggatcattATTGCTTTCGCTTTATGTCGTTTGATCTGatgcattattttattttattttatttaaaactagatagggcccgagttaagattttgttaaattttatctttaaaatatttgtttatgattttaataagtatttgaggttttgttttattttctattttttttatttaagaaattttattatctttttaattagtaatggcctcagcttagtataaggagttggatcgttacacGGTGCTTCTTCTCATATATGCCATGACAAATCCTTGTTTAATAAGCTTCACAGTATCAAAATATGATAGTCATACTGCTTACTAAAGTCCGTCTAAAAGTTGAGTACACATGTGACATTCCAATAGCAAAACAAGtgattttaaaatatgttttttacACTCCTGAATTCAATACAATTTACTGTCATGAGTGCTCTTCTTAAGGATAAGAGATATTCTATATCCTTCACTAACTCTAATTGTATCATTCAGGACAAGTCACAGTTTCAAAAATGATTGGGAAGATTAAATTAATCAGTGGACTCTACTTGCTCAGAATAAAGGACGATAAGAGTAAAGAGTTTTCTACTCGATCTACTGCATTACTATGTAAAGCATCCACAACCACATGGCATAAACGCATGGGACACCCCtctatcaataaaataaaagaattgtCCAAAAGGATAGAGATTTCCGATTCTTTGAATTGTAAAGAAACTTGTCATGTTTGTCTCTTAGCTAAACAGAAACGTCTTTCATTTCCAGCCTTGAATAATGTTGCTGAAAACATATTTGACCTTGTGCATTGTGGCATATGGGGTCCTTTTAAAACTCAAACTCATGTAGGTCATTCTTATTTTGCTACCATAGTTGATGATAAGTTAAGATATACTTGGGTTCATCTTTtgagaaataaaaacaatattcTACAAGTCATCCCTTGTTTCTTTAAACTTGTTGAGACCCAATTTTCAAAGGTGATTAAAAACTTTCGTCCTAGCAATGCTCTTGAGTTAAATTTCAAAGAACTCTTTGCTAAAACTGGAACCAACCACCAGTTTTCATGTGCTTACACTCCACAGCATAACTCAGTTGTTGAGAGAAAACATCAGTACCTCCTTAATGTTGCAAGAACTTTGATGTTTCAGTCCAAAGTTCTCCTTGCCTTCTGGGGAGAATGTGTTCTGACGCAGCTTACTTGATCAATTGAACACCCATGGTTTTGCTCTCACTTTCACCACTTTATTCAATAAAGATGCAGATTACAACATCATAAGAACTTTTGGTTGTCTTGCTTATGCATCCACACCATCAGTGAATAGGTCCTAGTTTGATCCAAGAGCAAGACCATATATATTCATGGGATTCCCACCAGGTATGAAGAGTTATAACCTATATGACATAACTAAGaagaaattctttgttttcAGGGATGTTTTATTCTTTGAAGAGTTATATCATTTTCACTCTATCAAAGAAGATGGAAAATCTATTTCACATGACTTCATTGAACAGTTTGTCATGTTGTGCCCTCTTTTTGACCACCTTGAAGAAAAAAGTATTACTGAAAATCCCATCAATAATACTTCAGAAAATTCTCATGAAGATAGCCACGGTGTTGATGGTTCAAATTCCCATATTGAAGCCTGTAATTCCCACATTAAAATGTTGTAAATATCATGTACAATTAATAAAAAAGACTTCTTCAATAACATACCTCTCTTATTTGATACAGATCAACCACGTGGTAAATCAACCCTCTTCGCTAAAGAAAGtaatgttatatttttaaaattaaagataatttttaAATCTGTAGAGTTAGTGGGCAATTTTGACATTTACAACTTGTTAATTGTTAATTTATTAAATCAAATTTCCATTTTACCAAATTTAAAACTAGTTTGATATTTTTACAAGGgaaactttaaaaaaatgttattccTCTTGTTGgctctttttaaaaaaaaaaaaatagaaatagaaaatttagatatttggtttgtggattttaatttttgaaaaacagATTCCTTTGGTATCTAATTgagttttctctttttctttttaatcttgaGAACGATTTTGAAATCGTGAATGaactttttaaaacaaaagggaaaaaaacatttttaaaaattgtggTTGATTTCAACCAAACATACGTGATCACTAGTTCAATGGTGAACGACATTTGTAACTAAAACGGGTTTGATTCATAGTAGGCACAATTGTTTCTATTTATATTTTTTCACTTCGGCACGCTATTTACATTTACTTTGTAGCGTAGGAATGAGCTCTATATGGAGTAATTATAAAATTActtgcaaaaaagaaaaaataggtGGACTAGAAAGATttctaaaaatagaaaagtttctttttttttaggttttgttagttttagttaaaaaaaaagtgttatttTGTATTGTCTATGTTGTTGGCTCCGAACAGTGATGTGAAGATTTGAATCCAAGACCTCTTACCCACAGATACAAACATATGTCATTTGAGCTAAGCTCATGTTGGCAatatcttttttccttttcaatcaTTTTAAAAAGACTGAATTTAGTATATACATTTTCCTAAATTGTAAACCTGAGGAAAATTGGTAAAAGCTTTTGGGTATTGAAAGTTAAATTGTTATACATTGTGTTAAAAATGAACTatttatcattttagttttAGACAACATATCATTTCGGCTAACCCCAGTTGACTTACTCAACTTTCCCATCAGGAAAATTGAATGGAACGGTAAAATTTGAGTCTCCGGATGGAaatttagcaaaaaaaaaaaaacgaattTAATGAGTTTTACAACAAATATACTAGGCcacatattttttaatttaggaTCATTTCCATTTTTTCCTTGATTATATAGTATTTTATGGTTTTCACATATATATTAGCCAATATCTGAATGTAATGTTGTAGAAATTTGATTTTCTGAAATAGTGATCGTTAAAAAATACCAGATACCATATCTTCAGAAGGTGAATTATGTGTATGCATAAGTATACACTAGCATATTTCAAAGTATTAAAAGTAATGAGAATGTACTCTAATATACTTAAATTGTAAGTCATTGCTAAGGTACTCTTATACATAAAAAAATACACCGTGCGCAAAATATGCCATACTTGAAGACAACAACTTCCATAGAGGAAATACAATGTAAAGTAACTATGTTACATATCACACAAAAGGAATCTTGTCCCTAAATATGATAGCATAAATCGTCAAATTCTAATTATGGAAACATACAAGTATTTAATTGCAAAATAAAGAGAGTTGAATTTAATACCAATAAATTGCAATAGCATAACTCCAATTTGTTGAATATAGAAAATATTAGTTACCATATCTTTAGAGGGTGAATTGTAAGTGTGCCTAAGTATCCACGAACATCTTTTAAAGtattcaaaataataagaatgtattctaatatatttaaattgtaAGTCATTGCTAAGTACCCTTATACAAAGTGAGAATAGGCTATCAAATATTGATAAGAAGAATCCTAGCACAAGAGTTGTACTAAAATACATAAGCACAACTAccttctttttaaaaaagattaattATCTTAAATAGATGTTAAAGATTAATGaatctttattaataattatcTTAAATAGATGTTAAAGATTAATGAATCTTTATTAATTGTCATTAGCTAAATACTAGCAAGGAAGAATTGATAAAGATGGTCAAACTAAGTAAACAACAAATGACCGAACAAAATGAGAAAAGGTTTACAAAAGAATCAGTGACAACAAGCATATGGATATATGCAGCTCGAGGGAAAACACgcccaaaaataaaaaacaatgaaaattcTCAGCCAGCAATGCCTTCGTTTGACTTCATCTTAGCCAAGCTAAACTTGGGACTTGATGGAACTTTTATTTGACTTACGACTTCTAGTTACTTTTAATTCGAAAATCTCAGACCATATGATTTTAGGAACTTTTGATCTAGTTTAGTTTGATTTGAGAATTATTTAAACTATTAATCTTTTCACGAATGATTGATTAAATACACCTTGAATTGGCTTTTtaaacacaataaaaaaaatgaaaattaaagcCGTAACTTTAAAATGGAAAAACAACCcaacaatgaaaagaaaaaacgtaaaatataaattataaaaaatgctccacaacttttaaatttgtgtCAAAAATATCCTTAAACTTTTACAAGTTCCAAAAAACCcttattatttgttttaaatgaAAACGTTAAAGTTCTATTCAAAAATACTTGAACTATTAAAAAATTACACAAATAtctttaaacttaaaaattttcaaaaatactctaattGTTTCATTAACGCACCTAAACCATTAGCATAAAACTTCACAACATTTAGATCCTAAAATCCTTTGGTACTTCTATTATTGTctttagttatttatttacttatgcTATACAAAACAatgaggattttttttttatttgattagttattattttagtatgttttaaggataaatttttatttaaatattgtgatattttataaaattttatattttggcCAAAAAGTTTGGTTTGGTGAAAAAATTACtgtaaaattttgatcaataaaattattttttaactttttaaagtttaaagatGTCTATAAAACTTTTTAATAGTTTATAAGTCTatctttaaaacaaaatttcaacaatCTCCATCTAAAACTATGATAAGGATATTCTTGAATCATTTTCGAAAGTTTAAGGACAtatttaaaacttttgaaagtttaaaacATTTCTGACCCAAGCTACAAAATCTAAGAgcattttttattaattaaccaAAATTATATTAATCTTAAGGGAAGTTCAGAACACTACACTTTGCAGCTACGAGCACCATCATTCCCTAGTTTTCATTGATCAGCCAGTCAAAAAACTCTCCAGCAACTCCAACGGCGATAAAATTCATAAAACCAATCGACCGAGTTTGATATGAACAATTTTGGTTTACCATCTCTGTTTGTTGGATCGTTCCGACCATGCCTAACACCTATAGAGAAACCCCAGTGTCCTAAATTTTCAAATCTTCAATAAAAGGATAATCTAAAGGTCACAATATAATTCATCCATATGTATATGTATCTATgcatgtatatatgtatgtagcTATGTATgtatctttatatatatatgataaggATAGTTGCAACATGAAAAGTGAGAACAATAATCATATGTTCAtttcttgaaattatattttCCCTTTAAAAATTTCTTAAGTCTCGAAACTCCTCAATAAGAATATCGTTGCAAATTAATCCTACTGCATCATGTATCATATGCTCACATACCGTTGTCGATGTTTCAAGCTTCAAAATTGAACTCTTGCACTTCACGCTATAGGGTTTGTCTAATATCATTGACAAACACTTATTACCACTTCCGTTCAGCATCGCGAATGTGAAACATGAGCTGccaaaaaataataagaataataataaataaacggAAGAACAAAAAGTTCCACATTGGATATGATACGGTATAACTTGATTTTCAAAAGAATGAGAGGATCTTTGTCATTACCTTTGTCCCCACATAAAATGTTACAAACATGCCACCAAGAACAGGAAATCCTGTAAAAATTTGTTACTCCGTTTGGTCAGAATGGCttataagttctttttttataatagaTAATTGCTTcacaagaaaaaataaaagaacgAAAGATTCTTATGCGTTACTAAGAATGAACCTTGTTTGTTCAGGAATCTAGATCCCAAAGAATTGATGCCCGATGGTCCAATAACATATCCAACTAAGTTTGCAACCTGCATAAAGGAGATCATTAGGTTACATGACATAAGCAAATGCAGTATTTGATTCCCTTTCTTGAAAGACATATTTGACACCACAAAAATACTATGATCGATCAAATTGGGAACATATAAAATGCCAACCTAAGTATATATCAACTGGTTAAGGTATATACTTTGAATTGTTCATAAGACAAGGTTCGAAGCCCCACACCCCTACATGGTATTGAACTAAAAAAACATAGAGCTTCTCTTGAACTAAATGACAAAAAACTCTGATAAGATAGCAATGGACGTACCATGAGACAAGTGATTGTGATGGCACCAGCAATTGCACTAAGTTCTCGAACAACAAACTCTGTAATAGCACTCTCAGCCTGATAACGACAGTAATAAGAGATCGAGTTGCTAAGACATTTTCAATTTGAAGGAAACaagatttttttataaagaatgaaagaatcaaaCTATAGGGGAAAATAAAACATTCTCAACTGCCAAGATAACTTGGGTAACAGACGACTTTTCCGACTAGCAATGACAATAGTAAGCAATATAGTAATGGAAAGACCTTCATTCAGACACCAAAACGTAATAAAATACGCATTCCCATTTCTTTCAAGTCTCTGCCAAagaataatttaatttgtaGGCTCGGAAGTAAGCCCCTTCAactttaaaaatatatctactAGTAAATTTACATGGTTAGCCatattttcttcaaataatttttatacATAAGATATCTACAAATACGAAGTATATATATGACTTTTTAGGAAAACTGCAGATTAGGTCCTCGAAGTTTGAGTTTACTAGCATTGTAATATCTGAATCTACAAACCCAATATTTGGCCCCTACcatcagtttttttttttaataaaacagATGTGACAATCCAATTTTATCAAGGAaacaatttctttgttttttaaaaataaaataatagatttaatgttcttttcattctttttcttttccactCCTCTTTCTCCCTCCTCCCAACCTTTCCTTTTCCATCAATGGGGGTGCCTCCATTTTGCCCCTtacttttctcttttattttccCTTCCTCCTCCTTCCTCCCTTTGCACACATTTTTTAAACAGGAAAAAAAGAGAGCACGGAGAGGGATAAAGCAGGAACGGCACATACCCCCTCCCCCAATAtgctctctcctctctcctctctcctctATCCTTTCTCAACCTTAATCCGTGTTCCTTTGCAAGTTTTTCCAGCCTCTGCCTCTCAGTTTGCAGCTGATTTCGTTTATGACATATCTACAAAGATTCATCAAGTATTATTGATTGAACCTGGTTATTTCGTTTATCCTTGTTAATTTGTCAtagaatatttatatatatatagagagagagagaggagctTATTAGTCTGTTGTCCTTATTGTCAAAATACTATTCTTAAATTAATTCCTCAAGCATTATTAATTGAACTTGATTATTCCATTCCCCCTCAAAGAATGTTTcctacatttttagaaatttgcGTGTCATCACGTCTGCGCCGTGTCTTGTTCCCTGAAGTGACAGCAgaattatttttctcttttaggAAATAGCTGCATGTGAAAAGAGAATTACGTTATCGGGGATTTGCAGTTTAATGCTCGGTTGAGTACACTTATAACATCATCCCTTTCTTTATCTGTTTGTTGTATATATTCTTGTATCTCATCGCACACCTACAGTGCATACTTTGCAATGATTTTTAGATCGGACAAGAAGAGAGTACAAACCCCAAATCCTTCTGTACAGTAAATACTGATTTTGTAGCTAAATGAGAAAAAGAATAACGTAAGAATATTGAGGTTAATATAGTGATTCGCTGTAAAtgaactaaaagaaaagaaatatcaCCTTGAACGTACTCACTGCTGACTTCATGACCATTTCAGGAACAAAGAATAAACATGTCAACCATGCCCACCATAGGAGCTTCCTGCATCGATGGAATATTAACCATACATAAGCTGTATTTCCATCTTAAATCACTGAATAGACCATGGCTGATAATATGAATGCTCCGCTTACCATTCTAAATCATGCCAGATTGCAACAAATGTGAATACGATCCAGACATTGAATGCTTTCCTTTTGGATCCCCCAAGAGGAATGTACATATACCTTAAATGACATGACAAGAAACACTTTCAAGTCagataaagaaatagaagaTCCAAACATATATAAAATCAAGAATCTAGGTCGACACCTGACAAGCCATTTGTTGTAAGACGCATGCCAACTTTTCCAGAATCCTTCTAAGTTGTAGCAATTATTGATGCACCTTGGCATATTTTCCGGGACATCAATGCCGCATACCTATAATAATGAAATAAATGAACCACTCAAAAACGAATAATAAACCGATAAGGACTGCAAGTTTAGTCCTAATTCCTGAGATGGGGAAGTGCATGGTATTATAATAAGAGGGTCCAATCAATAAAGACTTAGATTGAAGAAGGtcaaagaaagtagataatgcTATTGTGATTGACACAATGTCTCTATGGAAAAAAGTACATGCAACACTAACAGGTCACATACCAGGGACCAGAAGCGAAAGTATCGCCATATGAGAAAAAACTTTAGCCACATGAAATTTAAGACCTGTCACAGTAAAAATGTCATGCCGTAAGAGTGTTAAATACTTAATTCAATCATTCAAGGAATAGAGAACGCATCCTAGAGGGCAACTCCAGGCCATTGACATTGAAAACAGTTCAGTTTTGGATTCATTTTCACTCATCTATTTATtgtattattttcttaaataaaattaaaaataaaaattttaaataaaaaattattaaaaaaaaaactttcattATACAAAATGACACAAGAGGAGTGTGTGAGATTCCTCACTTTTATAACACTATAATTACAACTTTGGCAGAAACAGAAGCAGCACtctataattatatatttatagagCCAAATAACAGTAGCTACAAGATAATAAAGGAAATAACATGGAAATAACAAcagaaaaacaacaaaacataCCCCCCTTCTCTAAAGACTAGGGTAGCCTTCCTCAGCCGCAAATGGTTTTTCTCACCACGATAATCATAATAAAATTCTGACCTACCTTGATCCCTCCCCACTACTATTTATAGGACAAGCCTCTAAATAAGACAAATGACATTCTCTTGTAGGGCCCACCTGCACATTCCACTACCCACGATCTCATTCTAATTCTTTCTTTCGAATAGCATACAACTGATTATCCCTCAATACTGCAAACACCATTCCTAAGTGCTTCTCATGCTCAGTTATGTCCAAACTGTAAATGAGTATataatcaaaaaaaaaaaccagtaCACGTCTTCGGAAGTGTTTAAATACCTGGTTCATGAGAGATTGGAAAGTGGCTGGGGCATTCGTCAACCCAAATGGCATGACCAGGAATTCATAGTGGCCCTCGTGTGTCCGAAACGCAGTCTTCTCAATATCCTCACCTTTCATTCTAATCTGATGATAACCAGATTTTAGATCCAGTTTTGAAAAAACAGTGGCCCCATGTAGTTAGTCTAGCAATTCTTCAATCACGGGTATGGGGAATTTATCAGCTATTGtgattttgtttaattttcgGTAATCCACACAAAACCTCCATCCaccatcttttttctttaccAGCAGCACGGGACTTGAGAAAGGACTATGGTTGGGTCTGATTATCCCTGCCTGGAGCatttcatcaacaagtttctctATTTCTTCCTTTTGAGCATGGCCGTACTTATATGGTCATACATTGATAGGCGTTTGTTCCGGTAATGTGAGGATACGATGGTCTATAGGTCTCTTGGGTGGTAAGGTTTTTGGTGTGTCAAACAAGTCGGTGTACTGGTTTAATAGGAATCTGTCATCGGCAAATCATTTTCTGTCTCATAATTCTGCCATTCAATTAAAAATCCCTGGTCCTCTGTTTCCCATGTTTTCTCTATTCTCTTCAATGAGCATTCAGCTCTAACGAGGGAGGGATCTCCCTTGAGAACCACCTTGTTTTCTCCAATCCAAAACACCATTGTTAATGAAGGCTAATGTACCTTCATGGTACTCGTTGTATCTAGCCATTGCATTCCCAAAACTACATCCACTTTTCCCAACTCCACGGCTAGGAAATCAGCTACTACCGTCAGTCCCTCCAGCTTGATCTCGACTCTTCTGCAAATACCTTTTCCCTTACAACTCGTGCCATCTCCAATGGTAACTCGAAATTGAGTGTCGCTTTCCATTGGTATCCTTTTCTCCTTGACCAACTCATAGTGAATGAAGTTGTGGGTTGCCCCACTGTCGATCAACACAATTATCGCTTTTCCCTTTACTTCTCCCTGCAGTTTCATAGTTCCTTTGGTGGTCAAACTAGTaatggttcgatattcgatcACAGCTTCTTCTAAGGTGTCTAATTGTTTGAGTTCCATTATCTTTTCCCTTTGTGTTTCTGAGTTTTCCCCCTCATCTGCACTTTCTTCTTCGTTCAGTATAAAGAGCATGAgctcccttttttcttttatcttacAATGGTGCCCATGAGAGTATTTCTCATTACACCTAAAACAGAGTCCCCGTTCCAGCCTTGATCTAAACTCCGCATCAGAAAGCCTTTTAACTGGTGGATCCCCTTTTTGATAACTTCCTTTTAGAGGTATGGTAATCTGTTTCATCTGGAACTCATTCTTCCTCGGGTTCCCTTTTTCGTTGCTCACTGGGGCCTTAGTGTTAGCTGGTTCCCCTCCTTTGTACTTATGAATCCCCAACTCCGCTCGTGACAATTTGAGAGCCAAATTGCAGTCGTTAACCAGTAGTGCTTCCATCATGCACTCTTCTAACGTCTGAGGATGTCGACTAACCACTTCTGCTTGCAATGTCGGTTCTAATCCTGTCAAGAAGGCATCACGAAGTACACTCTCTGCCATGTAAGGGAGGGGTGCTGAGTAGTTCACAAAATTTTTGACATACTCATTGTACGATCCATCTTGTTGAATCCATATAAGCCTGGCCCCCAAACTCTTCTGTCCGGTATCCCTAAAGAACTCAAACATTCGGGTTTTTAAATCCTCCCATGATTCTACTTTCTTAGGGTTGTGACTCCATCTATACCAATCTACTTCATCTTGTCCAAAACTCACCACAGCCACCTTCACTTTCTCAGCTTCCGAGAGGTTgttaatttcaaaaaaatgcTCTACACGATATACCCAGGACTCTGGATTTTCTCCCAAGAACATTGGCATCTCCAACTTCTTGTACTTGCTCCGATCTACTGTGTTTGTGTTCACCTCAGCCGTGACATCCAACTCTTCCATTTTGCCTTTTAGCTTCATGACGAATCCATCGAAGGTGCCTGACTCCTCCTTTTTCTTATAATATTGGCTCTCTCTCATCTCTTCCGCCAGCCTTTCCATGGTTTTTTTCATTTCGCGCATCATCTCCTTAAGGCCCAGTACTTCTTTTTCTGTTCCTTCCAGCCTTTCTTCCACTTGTCGCTGCGCCATTAGTCGTGTAATCACTCCCAGCTTGTcgtggctctgataccaattgtgaGATTCCTCACTTCTATAACACTATAATTACCACTTTAATGGCAGAAACAGAGGAAGCACTCcggaattatatatttatagagTCAAATAACAGTAGCTACAAGATCATAAAGGAAATAACATGGAAATAACAAcagaaaaacaacaaaacataCCCCCCCTTCTTTAAAGACTAGGGTAGCCTTCCTCAGCCGCAAATGGTTTTTCTCACCATGATAATCATAATAAAATTCTGACCTACCCTGATCCCTCCCTGCTACTATTTATAGGACAAGCCTCTAAATAAGACAAATGACATTCTCCTGTAGGGCCCACCTGCACATTCCACTACCCACGATCCCATTCTAATTCTTTCTTCCATCCAGGCTGTCCTGTGGGATTACTTTCTTGCCCTTTCTTTTGTACACATTAATAATAGGAGGCCTCACAGAGTGATAGAAGATATCTACCTTAGACCAGATAAATTAGAAAATGTTATATTGATTGGCTGAAAGTAAAGTAAGAGACTAATTCCAAAAATCTTAGAACTGAAGACAATAATTTGATGCATCAAAACAATTCCAAAAGTAAACCATCAGAACTACAGACGTGGACATATAATGTGACTTGCATGCAATGTAAAACGGgtttattcttttctttattttcttgtaATGAAAACAACTTTCATGAAAAGGCATGGTTTATTCAATGTAAACAAAAGtttatatacatattttttaatgaaaaggAGAAAAGcttctttattaatatataactcaaagtacaagagaattatacaataCCTTTTTTTTAATCACAAAAATTTAGAATAATCCTTATATCTTAATTTTATATAACTTATTTCTAACATGTCATAAGCATACTTTGCAATTGAGAACTTTTTACATAGCAAAGTCAGAACTGGAAGACTTCA is drawn from Cucumis melo cultivar AY chromosome 11, USDA_Cmelo_AY_1.0, whole genome shotgun sequence and contains these coding sequences:
- the LOC103496243 gene encoding uncharacterized protein LOC103496243, translating into MAQRQVEERLEGTEKEVLGLKEMMREMKKTMERLAEEMRESQYYKKKEESGTFDGFVMKLKGKMEELDVTAEVNTNTVDRSKYKKLEMPMFLGENPESWVYRVEHFFEINNLSEAEKVKVAVVSFGQDEVDWYRWSHNPKKVESWEDLKTRMFEFFRDTGQKSLGARLIWIQQDGSYNEYVKNFVNYSAPLPYMAESVLRDAFLTGLEPTLQAEVVSRHPQTLEECMMEALLVNDCNLALKLSRAELGIHKYKGGEPANTKAPVSNEKGNPRKNEFQMKQITIPLKGSYQKGDPPVKRLSDAEFRSRLERGLCFRCNEKYSHGHHCKIKEKRELMLFILNEEESADEGENSETQREKIMELKQLDTLEEAVIEYRTITSLTTKGTMKLQGEVKGKAIIVLIDSGATHNFIHYELVKEKRIPMESDTQFRVTIGDGTSCKGKGICRRVEIKLEGLTVVADFLAVELGKVDVVLGMQWLDTTSTMKVH